The following coding sequences lie in one Nocardioides sambongensis genomic window:
- a CDS encoding sigma-70 family RNA polymerase sigma factor yields MAWERDVARGFDALRAAVLAALAPGPAAGVAGGVLAMASGTGAHLAGDRLQTEATGSTTRRPEDDEQRPDDTGQAASSEESAEERERLIGLVELARGGDADAFGLLYDHYQPSVYRFLYYRTRAVQTAEDLTSETFFRALRNMSSFRWQGKDFGAWLMTIARNLATDHFKAGRTRLEMATEDMGQHDASTEGPEAAVLASLTNEILLDALKELPNEQRDCLVMRFLQGLSIAETAAALGRSDGAIKQLQLRGVRNLAKLMPEGIR; encoded by the coding sequence ATGGCATGGGAGAGGGACGTCGCGCGCGGGTTCGATGCGCTGCGTGCTGCCGTCCTGGCCGCGCTCGCCCCCGGGCCGGCCGCAGGCGTGGCCGGCGGAGTGCTGGCGATGGCCTCCGGCACCGGCGCCCACCTGGCCGGCGACCGCCTCCAGACCGAGGCGACGGGTTCGACCACCCGCCGTCCCGAGGACGACGAGCAGCGCCCCGACGACACCGGGCAGGCCGCCTCGTCCGAGGAGAGCGCCGAGGAGCGCGAGCGCCTGATCGGGCTCGTCGAGCTCGCCCGCGGCGGGGACGCCGACGCGTTCGGGCTGCTCTACGACCACTACCAGCCCTCGGTCTACCGCTTCCTCTACTACCGCACGCGCGCCGTCCAGACAGCCGAGGACCTCACCTCGGAGACGTTCTTCCGGGCGCTGCGCAACATGTCCTCGTTCCGGTGGCAGGGCAAGGACTTCGGCGCCTGGTTGATGACCATCGCGCGCAACCTGGCCACCGACCACTTCAAGGCCGGCCGCACCCGGTTGGAGATGGCCACCGAGGACATGGGACAGCACGACGCCTCCACCGAGGGCCCGGAGGCGGCGGTCCTGGCCAGCCTGACCAACGAGATCCTGCTGGACGCGCTCAAGGAGCTGCCCAACGAGCAGCGGGACTGCCTGGTGATGCGGTTCCTGCAGGGCCTCAGCATCGCCGAGACCGCGGCGGCCCTGGGCCGCAGCGACGGTGCGATCAAGCAGCTCCAGCTGCGCGGCGTGCGCAACCTCGCCAAGCTGATGCCGGAGGGGATCCGATGA